The following are encoded together in the Gadus chalcogrammus isolate NIFS_2021 chromosome 2, NIFS_Gcha_1.0, whole genome shotgun sequence genome:
- the zgc:195001 gene encoding tripartite motif-containing protein 16 isoform X2 encodes MPAPKKGVKTPPYDPNLPEPTNRADLLKHWLPLTLDEKTAMKLLWISENGTKVARTTDAVCPYPNRPDRYDNSPQVLCKEGILGYRGYWEVDYQGWVVIGVVLESASRKSSEGSCGLGENTGSWGAGWAGSSYNIWHNGENVDVQLPLVSTIGIYVDQPAGIIKFFIVEGEGEREVRLLHKYKAKLTEKAFPGLWIGTKSHCILRKSDQ; translated from the exons ATGCCTGCACCAAAGAAAGGAG TTAAGACCCCCCCTTATGACCCGAATCTCCCGGAGCCCACCAACAGGGCTGACCTGTTGAAAC ACTGGCTGCCCCTCACCTTGGATGAGAAGACCGCCATGAAGCTTCTGTGGATCTCAGAGAACGGGACCAAGGTGGCCCGGACAACGGACGCCGTGTGCCCGTACCCCAACAGACCAGATAGATATGACAACTCCCCACAG GTGCTCTGCAAGGAGGGGATCCTGGGCTACCGTGGGTACTGGGAAGTGGACTACCAAGGCTGGGTGGTGATCGGCGTAGTCTTGGAATCTGCCAGCCGCAAGTCCTCAGAGGGCAGCTGTGGTCTTGGGGAGAACACCGGTTCCTGGGGGGCCGGCTGGGCCGGGTCCTCCTACAACATCTGGCACAACGGGGAGAACGTGGACGTGCAGCTGCCTCTCGTCTCCACCATCGGCATCTACGTTGACCAGCCGGCCGGCATCATCAAGTTCTTCATCGTGGAAGGAGAAGGCGAGAGGGAGGTGAGGCTGCTCCACAAGTACAAAGCCAAACTCACGGAGAAGGCGTTTCCCGGGCTCTGGATCGGCACCAAGTCCCATTGCATCCTCCGGAAAAGCGACCAGTAA
- the zgc:195001 gene encoding tripartite motif-containing protein 16 isoform X1: MPAPKKGGKKGSNEVKTPPYDPNLPEPTNRADLLKHWLPLTLDEKTAMKLLWISENGTKVARTTDAVCPYPNRPDRYDNSPQVLCKEGILGYRGYWEVDYQGWVVIGVVLESASRKSSEGSCGLGENTGSWGAGWAGSSYNIWHNGENVDVQLPLVSTIGIYVDQPAGIIKFFIVEGEGEREVRLLHKYKAKLTEKAFPGLWIGTKSHCILRKSDQ; encoded by the exons ATGCCTGCACCAAAGAAAGGAG GAAAGAAAGGCAGCAATGAAG TTAAGACCCCCCCTTATGACCCGAATCTCCCGGAGCCCACCAACAGGGCTGACCTGTTGAAAC ACTGGCTGCCCCTCACCTTGGATGAGAAGACCGCCATGAAGCTTCTGTGGATCTCAGAGAACGGGACCAAGGTGGCCCGGACAACGGACGCCGTGTGCCCGTACCCCAACAGACCAGATAGATATGACAACTCCCCACAG GTGCTCTGCAAGGAGGGGATCCTGGGCTACCGTGGGTACTGGGAAGTGGACTACCAAGGCTGGGTGGTGATCGGCGTAGTCTTGGAATCTGCCAGCCGCAAGTCCTCAGAGGGCAGCTGTGGTCTTGGGGAGAACACCGGTTCCTGGGGGGCCGGCTGGGCCGGGTCCTCCTACAACATCTGGCACAACGGGGAGAACGTGGACGTGCAGCTGCCTCTCGTCTCCACCATCGGCATCTACGTTGACCAGCCGGCCGGCATCATCAAGTTCTTCATCGTGGAAGGAGAAGGCGAGAGGGAGGTGAGGCTGCTCCACAAGTACAAAGCCAAACTCACGGAGAAGGCGTTTCCCGGGCTCTGGATCGGCACCAAGTCCCATTGCATCCTCCGGAAAAGCGACCAGTAA
- the emc10 gene encoding ER membrane protein complex subunit 10 isoform X1: protein MACSLPIRISICCSVVLLICTHLASGNNGRKVGDAVDTEFSGFSVPLEHSFEVDDLATFRVRGALILKPGREPAVSLSQNQLSEEDRTKLKEVAAVDGLYRIRVPRVSLQTDRMSERPMEGHLSAFVRACAMVESHLSDVITLTTDVSGYLIGVSIVTLPGACRGSEVEDEVDLEAFNTTLSVMEPINASPPETALFIERLNMEIEKKGKNPQEQKSFFAKYWMYIVPLVLFLMMSGAQDQSGGGASGGAANGGGR from the exons ATGGCGTGTTCATTACCCATTAGGATCTCAATATGTTGTAGTGTTGTACTGCTAATATGCACACATCTAGCGAGCGGTAACAACGGCAGAAAG GTCGGAGATGCTGTGGACACTGAGTTCAGTGGGTTCTCCGTGCCTCTGGAGCACTCGTTTGAAGTCG ATGATCTGGCGACGTTTCGGGTGCGCGGGGCCCTGATACTCAAACCTGGGAGGGAGCCGGCCGTGTCACTGTCTCAGAACCAGCTGTCAGAGGAGGACAGGACTAAACTCAAG GAGGTGGCAGCAGTGGACGGCCTGTACAGAATCAGAGTGCCCCGCGTGTCTCTGCAGACGGACAGGATGTCGGAGAGGCCGATGGAGGGGCACCTCTCTGCCTTCGTCAGAGCA TGTGCCATGGTGGAGTCCCACCTCAGCGACGTCATCACCCTCACCACCGACGTGTCGGGCTACCTCATCGGGGTGTCCATCGTGACGCTGCCCGGGGCGTGCCGGGGCAGCGaggtggaggacgaggtggACCTGGAGGCCTTCAACACCACCCTGAGCGTCATGGAACCCATCAACGCGTCCCC ACCTGAGACGGCTCTGTTTATCGAACGCCTGAACATGGAAATCGAGAAGAAGGGAAAGAATCCACAGGAGCAGAAATCTTTCTTTGCTAAATAC tGGATGTACATAGTGCCTCTCGTTCTCTTCCTAATGATGTCGGGCGCCCAAGATCAatctgggggaggagccagtgGTGGCGCAGCCAATGGGGGTGGTcgatga
- the emc10 gene encoding ER membrane protein complex subunit 10 isoform X2: MACSLPIRISICCSVVLLICTHLASGNNGRKVGDAVDTEFSGFSVPLEHSFEVDDLATFRVRGALILKPGREPAVSLSQNQLSEEDRTKLKEVAAVDGLYRIRVPRVSLQTDRMSERPMEGHLSAFVRACAMVESHLSDVITLTTDVSGYLIGVSIVTLPGACRGSEVEDEVDLEAFNTTLSVMEPINASPPETALFIERLNMEIEKKGKNPQEQKSFFAKYWYLILGGAIFLMVSSSAQPPAGGAGEQS, from the exons ATGGCGTGTTCATTACCCATTAGGATCTCAATATGTTGTAGTGTTGTACTGCTAATATGCACACATCTAGCGAGCGGTAACAACGGCAGAAAG GTCGGAGATGCTGTGGACACTGAGTTCAGTGGGTTCTCCGTGCCTCTGGAGCACTCGTTTGAAGTCG ATGATCTGGCGACGTTTCGGGTGCGCGGGGCCCTGATACTCAAACCTGGGAGGGAGCCGGCCGTGTCACTGTCTCAGAACCAGCTGTCAGAGGAGGACAGGACTAAACTCAAG GAGGTGGCAGCAGTGGACGGCCTGTACAGAATCAGAGTGCCCCGCGTGTCTCTGCAGACGGACAGGATGTCGGAGAGGCCGATGGAGGGGCACCTCTCTGCCTTCGTCAGAGCA TGTGCCATGGTGGAGTCCCACCTCAGCGACGTCATCACCCTCACCACCGACGTGTCGGGCTACCTCATCGGGGTGTCCATCGTGACGCTGCCCGGGGCGTGCCGGGGCAGCGaggtggaggacgaggtggACCTGGAGGCCTTCAACACCACCCTGAGCGTCATGGAACCCATCAACGCGTCCCC ACCTGAGACGGCTCTGTTTATCGAACGCCTGAACATGGAAATCGAGAAGAAGGGAAAGAATCCACAGGAGCAGAAATCTTTCTTTGCTAAATAC TGGTATTTGATTCTGGGAGGTGCTATCTTCCTCATGGTGTCCAGTTCGGCACAGCCCCCAGCAGGGGGGGCCGGAGAGCAGAGCTGA